Proteins encoded in a region of the Pelmatolapia mariae isolate MD_Pm_ZW linkage group LG16_19, Pm_UMD_F_2, whole genome shotgun sequence genome:
- the trim63b gene encoding E3 ubiquitin-protein ligase TRIM63, whose amino-acid sequence MDIQRTGSVVRPPSPMDSLEKQLSCPICLDMFTKPVVILPCQHNLCRSCASDLYDSRNPYRFSGGVFRCPTCRFEVVLDRHGVHGLQRNLLVENIIDIYKQQQELSGSGKTETNLKPKESKEPKCQEHEDEKINIYCVTCQTPTCSMCKVFGQHKDCEVAPLTTVYETQKGELSNAIDTLVTSNGRLQTLLNQMEDACRAVQENAQRAKQGLSERFDLLYAVLEERKGILLEQIGKEQDEKVAALRALAQRYGERLQASSELTDTAVRALEQSGAAEFLLASKGLITQTKDAAKASLGEERPEPGFEKMDHFTISTEHVERVLGKMDFGVVGDDEFEDAEEEEEEEEEEE is encoded by the coding sequence ATGGACATCCAGAGGACAGGATCTGTGGTTCGGCCCCCCAGCCCCATGGATAGCCTTGAGAAGCAGCTGAGCTGCCCCATCTGCCTGGACATGTTCACGAAGCCTGTGGTCATCCTGCCTTGCCAGCACAACCTGTGCCGTAGCTGTGCCAGTGACCTCTATGACTCGCGCAACCCATACCGCTTTTCTGGTGGCGTCTTTCGCTGCCCTACCTGCCGGTTTGAGGTTGTGCTCGACCGCCATGGTGTGCACGGGCTTCAGCGAAACCTGTTGGTGGAAAATATCATTGACATCTACAAGCAGCAGCAAGAACTAAGTGGCAGTGGAAAGACAGAAACCAACCTGAAGCCTAAAGAGTCCAAAGAGCCAAAGTGCCAGGAACATGAGGATGAGAAAATCAACATCTACTGTGTGACCTGCCAGACACCCACCTGCTCCATGTGCAAAGTGTTTGGCCAGCATAAGGACTGTGAGGTGGCCCCTCTAACAACTGTTTATGAGACCCAGAAGGGTGAACTGAGTAATGCTATCGATACTCTGGTGACCAGCAATGGTCGCCTGCAGACTCTGCTCAATCAGATGGAAGACGCCTGCCGTGCTGTACAGGAAAACGCTCAGCGTGCCAAGCAGGGCCTCTCTGAGCGGTTTGATCTGCTATATGCTGTCCTAGAAGAGCGTAAGGGCATTTTACTTGAGCAGATTGGGAAAGAGCAAGATGAAAAGGTGGCAGCTCTGCGGGCACTGGCTCAGCGTTACGGTGAGCGACTGCAGGCCAGCTCAGAGCTGACCGATACGGCTGTGAGGGCATTGGAGCAGAGCGGAGCTGCTGAGTTCCTGTTGGCTTCGAAGGGCCTTATCACACAGACCAAAGATGCAGCCAAAGCCTCACTGGGGGAAGAGAGGCCCGAGCCAGGCTTTGAGAAGATGGACCACTTCACTATATCAACGGAGCATGTTGAAAGAGTCCTTGGAAAAATGGACTTTGGAGTGGTTGGAGATGATGAATTTGAGgatgcagaggaggaggaagaggaggaagaagaggaggaatgA
- the cops8 gene encoding COP9 signalosome complex subunit 8 — protein MPTAVIMEENFDKLLEQCEAQELEAPGGIATPQVYAQLLALYLLNNDMNNARYLWKRIPQAIKSANPELAAIWAVGQRIWQRDFPGIYTAIAAYQWSENILHVMEALRESTRQRAYSLVAQAYTSITAEDFAAFVGYSVEEAVKGVVSQGWQADANTRMVMPKKPDPPPVSLVPNEQQLARLTDYVAFLEN, from the exons ATGCCTACTGCTGTGATTATGGAGGAAAATTTTGATAAATTATTAGAGCAGTGTGAAGCCCAAGAGCTTGAG GCTCCAGGGGGCATTGCAACACCTCAGGTCTACGCTCAGCTGCTGGCGCTCTATTTACTTAATAATGACAT GAATAATGCCAGGTATCTATGGAAGAGGATTCCCCAAGCAATAAAATCG GCAAATCCTGAATTAGCAGCTATTTGGGCAGTGGGCCAGCGTATTTGGCAGAGAGACTTTCCAGGGATCTACACAGCCATCGCTGCTTATCAGTGGTCAGAGAATATTCTTCATGTCATGGAGGCCCTTAGAG AGAGCACACGGCAGCGGGCGTACAGCCTGGTGGCCCAGGCGTACACTTCCATCACAGCGGAGGATTTTGCTGCCTTTGTGGGCTACTCTGTGGAAGAGGCGGTGAAGG GTGTGGTGAGCCAAGGCTGGCAGGCAGACGCCAATACCAGGATGGTGATGCCCAAAAAACCAG aTCCTCCCCCTGTCTCGTTGGTTCCAAATGAGCAGCAGTTGGCCAGACTCACTGACTACGTGGCTTTCCTTGAGAACTGA